One Parashewanella spongiae genomic window, TGAGCAAGCGAAAGCAATGATAGAGCTCCAGTTAAATACATTAGATGAGGATACACAGTTTAATGAACTAGATATTAATAAAATAAAACTGCAGTTGAGGGGCGAAAATAGTTTCATACTAAGACTGTACGATTCGATTTATAACAATAGAGTTGAAACTAGAGTTGTAGCAGATGGAAATTCATTTTTACTGAGTAAAAATAAAATATCTCCAGTTGGATTTAGTCATGAGGAGATTATTTTGCCTGAAGAGTCATCAAGCCTAGACGGATACAATATTTTAACTGAATTTTTTGCATACCCAGAGAGATTCTATGCATTCAATGTTGAACTTGGTGAAGTTATACAACATTTAACTGACAGTGAAATAAAAATCCAATTACTTTTGAAAGAACTCGATGTCGATGTTAAACGCCTTATTGATATTAATAACATCTCGATTTTTACATTGCCAATAGTAAATCTTCACGATGTAACCGCAGAACCTATGGAGATAGACTTTCTAAAAGAGGAGCATGAGATCATCATCGACTCATGGGACGTTGAAAGTCACAATATTTATTCGGTCAATAATGTTTTTGATATGACAGTATCTAAAGAAAAAGTGCCTAAAATTTTTGAGCATAAATTTTCAAACTCTACTTCTAACTATAGATGGCAGCTCGTGAGAAATAAATTAGAACTCGAATCTAAAAAAAGGTATCTAAAAGTATCTGATCTAAAGCATCAAGGTGATTTTAACGAAAAAAGAATTTGGCTGATTAAAACCACAGTATCACAACCAGACTTAGAGGATAAAGTGAACCAATCTAGTCAGGTCAGTTGTAGGGAAAGCTTTACCATTCCAGCTGATATAACACTCATTGAAAGACCAACAAAATCCCAATCTCAGCAAGAAAATGACGAAAGTATATGGACCTTACTAAATCATTTACATAAGAACTATCAAAGTATTTTTGATGCCAAAGATCCAGTTTATGAATTAAAAATAGTTCTCAGTTACTACAATTTTACAGAAAACTCGTTGAATAAACTTATGATCGAATCGATAGTTAATTTAAGTCAAGATCATGTAGTTGAAACTATAAGGTTAAATGGGAAAAACTGCTTTGCTTTTGGTACACAGATCACGATAACACTGAGTAATGAAGCTCTTTTTTTCGGTTTGACTCTTTTTTCGCAAATGTTGAATATCTATTTTTCACAGTTTGCTGGCTTTAATAGCTTTATACAAGTTCATATATTAATTGATGGTCAAGAGGGTGTTTATATTAGCTTTCCGAGAGAATTTGGATGCAAAAGTTCAATATGACACCTAGTAATTTGGAAGAGAGCCAAGTTGAGATCGTTAGGCTATCGCAGACTTTAAAGCACATTGCTGCAAAGCATGGTGATATTCCAAATATTAGGTTTACCACTGAGTTACTTCCAGCTTTTTATCACTCTCAAATTAGGAAGATTCAAAACAAATCTGACGCTTGGATTGTAGAAGTTAGTTCTGGTGCTCTTTATGGTAACAACTCTGTACTTCCTCATTACATGCAAAATCAGATTATTAAATTATTTGTAGAACTGTCAGATGAGTCACTAAAAGACTTTTTTGATATATTTAATAATCGTTATTGGAAACAATTTTGTAATTTATGCACCAAGCATAGCTTATCTATGCAACTGGAAGAAGAAACGTTCAAATGGAATAAATATAAAAAAGGGATCAGTCAGCTTTTAAAATGTCTAACAGGATTTAGTTGTAATGATCCTGTGCTGCCTAGTGAACACCTTATCCAGTATGTAGGCCTACTTGGCCCATCGCAGATAAACCCAAACTGTCTAAGAAAAATTCTTGAAGATTATTTTAATTGTAAATTTGAATTGTACAGCTCAAAGCTTGAATATCAAAAACTAACGTCATCTTCATTATGTAAAATAGGAATTTCAGGTCGAAAACAGCGATTAGGGCAAGAATTAATATTAGGAAAGAAAGTACCTGTAGTTGGGCAAAAGTTAATTTTAAAAATATGTCCTGAAAGCTATGATGAATATATTAAAACGCATGAAAACTCAAGCTTTGTCAAGGCTGTTAAGATTATAATTTCAAACTATATTGGGACTAATTTCAAATATCATCTTTTTATAAAAATAAATAGTAAATATTTATCTAGGTTACAAATATCAACAAATTTTAAACATTCTAAAAAGTTAGGACATTCTACATGGATATATGACTCTCAAGAGGGAGAACATTTTGTCGAGTTCCCATTAAAATAAATTGTTAAAAAATGAAGTGTTATTTTTAAATTATCTTTATTTAATTTAACTTAACTTATCTTATTTTTATGGGAGATATATTTACTTTAAGAGTCAGGATTTTTATTGATAAGATAAATTATATTGCTCATCATTAATTAAGTTGAGTTTGGTAAACATATTATGCAGAGAACACTATGTCACTTTCAATGAAAATAATCAAAAGTCCATATGGTGAAAGTATTTATGAGTGGGTTAAGACGTTTCCAAAGGACGGAGGTGATATAGGGAGAGCATTTGGAAATACATTTAAGCTCAGTGACTCTACTCAAGTAATATCAAACAGACACGCGAAAATATTACCAATTGAAGGTGGGTATAAAATTATTGATACGAGTAAAAATGGGTTATTTATAAATGATTCAAAAACACCTTTAGGAAGAAATAATGCAATTATGCTTAGTGACGGTGATGTACTAGGTGCAGGAGAGTACTTACTATTAGTTTCACTATTCAATCCATACGAAAATAACATAGATGAAGCCCCAGACGAAAACAATACTCTGGAAGTAGAGCCTATTTTTGCTGACGATCCATTTCACCAATTGGATTCAGAGAAGAGCGTTGTTTTGACTGCTGATGAAATTAATGGCATGTCTGATGATGAAGAGCGTGAGAGATATTTAGCGGAGTCTATTGAGCATGATGTTTTTGAAGATGTAGGAGAACATAAGGCAGAAATTGAAAATGATTTTTCTACAGGATTTACCAGCATGGAAGAAAACCCTTTTGAATCTCCTCTAGAAAACCCATTTGAAGAGACTAGTTTTAGAGCAACATCACAAACAAGTTTTGATGAAAGCTGTGTGCACTATGAGCGACCTCGTAAAGACATGCTTGTAGAGCATAAAACGGCTGAGGAACGTTTTGTACAATACTCTGAAAAAAGCATTGAAATAGCATTGAATCGTCTATTTAAAGATATAGATCCTGAAAAAATTGAAGAACTCTTTAAGGAACTCACTGGTACGAGTTTTTTTGCGGAAAAGTCTAGATATTGGAATATGTACAAAAAGTACTTTGCTAGATTGATAAGAGATCGAGATTTGCATATTAAGTTTTATTCGTATTATCAAGAAGCCATAAAGATACAAATCAGCCTCGATGGTGACCATTAAATGAAAAAGCATACAGCGGTAGTAATATTGATTTTAATGCTTATGGGTTGCCAAACAATCAAGCATTGGTTTTCCCCAATAGAACTCCATCAAATAACCGTTAAAGTTATAGCGGAAAAAAATATTAACCCGAATTTACAAGGTAAGCCTTGCCCCCTTGTTTTGCAGTTATACCAGATGTCAGACAGTGACGCGTTCAGCACGTCTGATTACATAAACATTTATAATGATCAACAAGGCACTTTAAAAAAAGATCTTCTATCAGAAAGAGTTATAGGCATTGTTTATCCTGGAAAGACAATTGAGAAAACATTTGATCTAAAAGATGGTGTTAGTTATGTCGGAGTAATCGCAGATTTTTCTGATTCTTCTGACGCCAACGCTAAAGTACTGTTTAAACCCAAATCTGAAGGTAAGTCACTCTTAGTTCTTGATGTCGATGGCGTTAATTTATCCTCGAGAAGGAGTGACAATAATGATTAAAAATAAAAAGATTACTTGGACAGAGGGGATGTTTATTTGTCCTCAACACTTTCAGCAACAAGAGCGTTATTTTGAAAGTTATGTTCTTCAATTTATTAACCAATTACAGCATCAGCTTTATGGGTTTTCTGAGTTAGAAATTGATGTAGAAATGCTGAAAATAGGTAAAGTTAGAGTTAATTCAGCAAAGGGAATATTTCCCGATGGCACTCCGTTTGAGCTTAATCAAAATATATCAATTGAAATACCGAACAACGTCTTAAAAAAGAAAGTATATCTTGTTCTGCCACTTACAAAGATCGGCGCTGTTGAAGTAGGAGAAGCTGAACATCACAGATACAAAGTTTTCCAACACGAAGCCTTCGATAGCTGTACCGATGAAAATGATCTCGTAAAACTTGATTTATCGGACTTGAACATGCAACTGAAGTTAGAAGGTGACAACTTGAATGAATACGCCATGCTTGAAGTTGTACAAGTTATGGAATTTGATTCTGACGGAAAAGTGGTATTAAACGAGGCTTTCATACCTCACTCTCTTCAGTATGGTGTCTCTAAATATCTGGGAGATAACTTAAGAGATATTTATGCACTGATGAAATATCGTGCAACTGCCATTTCCAATCGCCTGAGCACTGATACTGGGAGTAAGAGCTACCAAGCATTAATTAGAGACTATCTTTGGTTGCAAGCATTAGGTGTCTGGATTCCACAAATTAAACTGTTGTGCGATAACAAAGATTCATTGACATATCACTTATACAAAGACTGTATTGCTCTTACCGGGCACATGTTGGGATTAGATGGTAAAAATATTGAAGAGTTTCCCAATTTTAACCCCGGTGAACTGTATGACATCTTCTCTTATGTTTTTTCAAAAATCATATTGTTATTGAGAGAGATACAAACTGAAAATGTGCATACTTTGAAATGGGATTGGAGTTTATTCAAAACTAGGAGATTGCTAAGGACAATCATAAAAGATCCTAGTCTTTATGGTAGTGGGAAATTTATTTTGCTTGTGTCATCAAGTATGAATCTTTCAACATTAACTAACGAATTTCCTACTTGTGCAAAATTAGCAGGAAATAGCATTATCGCAGAGTTAGTTCGAAGTGCACTTCCAGGAATTCCACTAAAAAGTCTTCCATTTGCACCCGCTGAATTAAAAAACAAACCAGACACGGCCTATTTCGAGGTTGATACAAAGCATGAAATGTGGGAGGAAATTAGATCTAAGGGAGAAGTGATTGCCTTACATATAGATGAAAGAATTGAAAATGTTGATATTGGATTTCACATAATTAGGTAGGTGAAACTTGAATACATTATTTACTGAAGAAGAAACAAAGGAAGTAAGAAGAGCATACACTAAAACACCTGAAACGAAATTAAGCAAACCTGAAATTCCAGCAGTAGACATTTATGGTTTTGATAGATTGCTTGCAACATTGAATATCTATAAAAATCCACTATTAAATGAAGCTTCAGAATTACTGGGTATTTTAATCTCCATTCCAAGGCTCAAAAAGCCTAAAAATATTGAAAAATTCAGGCAATCCTTGCTTGAGTCACTAGCTAAATTTAGGAAGCAAGGAAGGTTATTAGATTTTCATTCCAGCATTATTGAAAAGAGTTGCTTTGTTATTTGTGCTGCACTCGATGAAGCTATTCTATCTACTGACTGGGGAAAGTCTGAATGTTGGGACAACAGCTCGTTATTAAGCATATCTTTTAAGGAAAGAAACGGTGGGGAAGTGTTTTTTGTTTTACTGGAAAAAGCGATGAAACAACCCACAATTCTTTCTGATTTTATTGAATTGCAATATATATTAATGATGCTCGGCTTTCAAAGCAAATATCGATATCGTGATGAAAAGATTCTTCAGCAAATTAAAAGAAATGTTTATGAGATTATTTACCGAAATACAGAGATTGAATCTAGGTTAGTCAGTCCCATTACTGTAACAACTGAAAAAGTGATAAAGCCAACAAGATTAATTAACATGAAACTGGTAACCTTACTGGTTTTATTATCGGTATGTGCTGGATATGGTATTAGTGACTATTTTTATAACATAGAAAGTCAGAGTATTATAAAGAAAATCGATAATATTAACAAACAGTCTGACGCAATAGTAAGTGGAAATATAACTGCAAGTGAACTCTATTATAAAAACAAAACAACTAACCAGTGGGAAATCTTATATGGGCAATTTTCGGAGATGCAAGATGCAAAACATTTCATTGCTTTATTAGATGATGATGGCTATAAAGCCTATACGAGACGATCCGGAAAAAACATAGAAGTTGTGTCGTCATCTAGTAATAACTTACCCATGCTAAAAAGTATTTTAAACGAACTAAATTTCAAGTTTGATGTAAATGCAGTAATTAGAAGAGCAAACAAATGACATTAAAAAAAATAATTTTATTTTTATCAATTATTGTAATAATTTTTAGTACTGCTTTAAGTTGGTTTTTTATTGGTACTGAAAGTAAATTCCTTTGGGTAAGGTATACTTCATTATCCGTTCTTATCGTCAGTCTATTATCCATAGCCGTTTTCTTTGCATTTAAAAAAGTAAAGTTTATTACTGATAAAAACAAGGTTGAGAAAGCAGAGCGTAAGCTGGTGAAGCTGCTTTTCAAATCCTTTATAAAAAAAATTAACGGGTTATATTTTGGGCAAGTAAAGCTCAAGAGTGTCTATGATATCCCTTGGTATTTGGTGATCGGTAGCAAAGATGATGATGTTAATGAATTTCTTTATCAAAATAGGCTGGAAAAATTAAGCTTTGAGAATGAGGCTCTATCTCAGACGGAAGGGTATCTCAGTTTTTGGGTAAGTGAACAAATAATCATCATTCAGGTCGGTGATAAAATATTTGATAACGTTCAAGTACACTTTAGTATGTGGAAACTTCTTATAAAACAGGTGAGGCGGTATAGGCCGAGGCAAGGTATAAATGGCGTTTTATCAGTAATAGCATGTGATAGAGTTTTAAGTAGCAGGCCTTTAGATACAAGGAAAAACAATGAACTCATTAAACTGGTTGTTAGCGATCTAGAAAACAGTATATCACTATCAGTTCCTGTTTATTTTATGTTTTCAAAACTTGATTCACTCGCGGATTTTGTTGAGTTCATGAATTATTATGTTGAAAAAGAACTGGAGCACCCGCTAGGTTTTACTTTTAATAAAAAACAGAAGAAATTTGATAAAGAAGTTTTTCAAAAAGATTATCAGAACTTCATACGGCATGTATCAGAAAAAAAAGAACTCATGCTTTTCAATATAAATGAAGGTATTTCTAACTCCATCATAGCCTTACCATATCAATTAAATTTCTTTTTTAAAATTATTGAAGAAAAGCTGGATGAAGTCAGCAAAGACAAAAGACAGAGTAAGTGTGTATGGATCAGAGGAGCATACTTTTTTAGCTGTACCCATTCAAATAAACACTATGATCTATTGTCTCAAGTTCTTGCGACTAAAAGCGATTTAGAAACGATAGAACCAAGTCGTATTGGTAGGAGAAATAAAGAGTACTTCGTATCGAACTTAATTAATCAAATTATTTTACCAGAGAAGTCCATTATTGGCATAAATAAAAGATTGAATGTAGCTGTCAATATAGGACAAGTAATGCTGTGCGTATCATTAGTCTTTGGAGGATTTCTATTAAAGAGGGTCTTTGATGATAACTGGAAACAAGATAAAGCCTTTCGTCAGTTAACGTTACATAATTTAAAAATATATGACACCGATTTAAAAATCGTCAACAGTAAACCCTCTAGCCTTGAAAATTTGACATTTGTATTAAATCAATCTAGAAAGATTTCGATAGAAGCGCCCACGAATACCCCTTGGTATAAGGCAATTAGCTTTAATCAAAATCAGTTGAGTAATAAACTTCATGATTCTTATTACTCTCAACTTAAAGCATATTTACTTCCTAAATTAATCGAAATGATTGGGTCTGAATTAAAATCTTCAATTGATCTATCAAAACCAACAAAAACTTTTAATATTCTAAGATACTACATGATGCTCTTTAATGTTAAAAACAGGAAGAATGGAGAACTTGTTAACTATATCAATCAACTTATATTGAATAATAACTCATTAGATTCAGATGGTCGTAATCGATTTATGCTTTTAGTTAATGATCTATTTTCTAGTAACTTTACTACAAACTTTTCACCTTCAAAAGAACTTATTAATTTAGCCAGAAGCAGTTTTGATGGACTGTCGAGAGACAAGTTAATATACGAATTAATCAAAAAACGCCCGGAATTTTATAACCGTGTTGACATAAGACACCAATTTGGTGGCGATTTTAATAATATATTCAACTTCAAGCCTCATTACAAAAACTACATGATGCCTTTGTTATTCACAAAGCAAGGTTATAAAAAATTAAATATTAACCCTGAATCGTCACTGCTCAAAGAACAATTGCGGGAAGTTAATATTGTCACAAATTCTTCTGAAAGAGTAACAATAGTAGAATTAGCTAAGTCCAGTATCAATATAAGAAAGATGTATTTTTCAGAGTATATAGAAAAGTGGAAAGATGTACTGAGCAACATTAGTCTTAACAAATTTAAAACTTCAATGGAGTTATCGTATGCGCTTCAAATACTACGTGATCCATCGAGAAGTCCATTAAATATGTTAATCGAAGCGGTAGTCGAAAACACTCAATTAGCAAAAACAAAAGCAAGCAATAAAACAGTTGATGCTCTAACAAAAAAGGCAGGTGCTGAAATTAATTCGATGATAAAAAGTAATATCAATAAGATAAAACCTTCACTTGCTGTAAATAATGCCTTTGCTGAGTACGCGACTTACTATAGTAAAAAGAGTACGGTAGGTACTATAGAAAATTTAACAAAATCAATTGACTCACTAAATAATGATTTTAATTCTTTACTTACTGATGAAAACCCTGAACAGGTAATGTTTAAATATGCTGTAGCCCACACAAAAGGTAGCCAAGATTCAATAAAATCTTTGAGTAATGAAGTAAAAGCTGAGCCTGATAATGTTCAAAGGTGGTCTAAAAGCCTTATTGATCAGATTTGGGCAAGTGTACTTAATTATGGAGTGAATTATTCAAAAGGTGTATGGGTTGATAAAGTATACAATTTTTATTACGACCGTATCTTTGATCATTTTCCATTTTCACCACAAGCTACGATTAACGTTTCATTGGCTGACTTTAAAGCATTCTTTGCTCCAAATGGAATTTTAGATAGCTATATTCAAACATATATTCTTCCATTTTCAAGTTGGCAAGGTGGTAAGCTGCAATTACACGCATACAACGGGCGAATTTTACCAATGTCACAACACTTACTTGATGAAATAAGCAAGTACAAGGGTATTGAACAAGTATTCTTTAATGGGGTGAGTAATAAATTGAACCTTAGCTTTCAAATAAGAGCTAAGTACATGGATTCTGACATAACTAAATTTGAAATTCGTGGCAATACAGAGCTGTTCAATTACATGAATGGCCCAAGAGAGTGGAGCAAGATTAATTGGCCTAACAAAGCTGATGAAGAATCAATTTCATTTAACTTTTATAAGGATGATAATAGAGTTACTCATGATACTTTCTCTAGTGAGTGGAGTGTCTTAAAACCATTATTAGAGTCTAAATGGTCTGAAACAGACGATAGTAAAATTCAGTTACTCACTTATTCTTCAAAAGGACATAGTATTTCTCTAGATTTTAGCTCTCTTGATTCTAACGTAATTTTTGCTAAATCATTGTTTACGTCGTTTTCATTGCCGCCAAAATTATAGGTTCTTTCGTTGATGAACAATTAAAGCGACAACTATCTTAAAAAACAGCGGCAGCGCACGTGCGGGGGTGAGTGCAGTAATGCTCATTCCTACTGCGAACATACTAATTGACTTATGATGACTGAGCTAAAAATTTTGCGACCATTACATCTGCTATATTCTCCACTTGGATGGAATCATTATGAGCGTCTTCTGCCTCTCTTGGGTTTATCCTTTCAATGAGTCTTTCGATAACTTCCTTTTGTGCACTATTAACTTTTTCTGAATCTTCATAAAAATAGTTTGAAGTAAAATGAAAAGTGACTTTTAGTAACGTTAACTCAGGGTGGTCAGTACCAGAACAGTTCAACTCTACGTTTAAGTCTCGCTGATAGTGCAATGCAATTAATGACTTAAGATGTCCCATTAATAGAACTCTCTCTCGAAGTTCATTATTAATTTTTTTTCCAGATATCATTTTTAGCAACTCTTTCGCTCGTTCGGTTTCAGTTGAGCTCGCTAGCAAACGTTCAAATTCATTTTCAAAAAAATCATCAAATTCTTTTTCTCCTAACATTTTTATAT contains:
- the tssK gene encoding type VI secretion system baseplate subunit TssK, encoding MIKNKKITWTEGMFICPQHFQQQERYFESYVLQFINQLQHQLYGFSELEIDVEMLKIGKVRVNSAKGIFPDGTPFELNQNISIEIPNNVLKKKVYLVLPLTKIGAVEVGEAEHHRYKVFQHEAFDSCTDENDLVKLDLSDLNMQLKLEGDNLNEYAMLEVVQVMEFDSDGKVVLNEAFIPHSLQYGVSKYLGDNLRDIYALMKYRATAISNRLSTDTGSKSYQALIRDYLWLQALGVWIPQIKLLCDNKDSLTYHLYKDCIALTGHMLGLDGKNIEEFPNFNPGELYDIFSYVFSKIILLLREIQTENVHTLKWDWSLFKTRRLLRTIIKDPSLYGSGKFILLVSSSMNLSTLTNEFPTCAKLAGNSIIAELVRSALPGIPLKSLPFAPAELKNKPDTAYFEVDTKHEMWEEIRSKGEVIALHIDERIENVDIGFHIIR
- the tssJ gene encoding type VI secretion system lipoprotein TssJ; the encoded protein is MKKHTAVVILILMLMGCQTIKHWFSPIELHQITVKVIAEKNINPNLQGKPCPLVLQLYQMSDSDAFSTSDYINIYNDQQGTLKKDLLSERVIGIVYPGKTIEKTFDLKDGVSYVGVIADFSDSSDANAKVLFKPKSEGKSLLVLDVDGVNLSSRRSDNND
- the tssF gene encoding type VI secretion system baseplate subunit TssF gives rise to the protein MFSTLLKYYEQELRFVKNEGSKFVEKHPKAAKTLGLNKQGVADPELMMLIESFAFLNARLQSSLDDTFPDFTNGLLELFFPHYVKPLPSYSLLNFDLFTKVNASHVIPKGTEFNIHVNTESEMIFRSSEGIVIHPIQLTNVTAEFAPFNKDSGIDNEQAKAMIELQLNTLDEDTQFNELDINKIKLQLRGENSFILRLYDSIYNNRVETRVVADGNSFLLSKNKISPVGFSHEEIILPEESSSLDGYNILTEFFAYPERFYAFNVELGEVIQHLTDSEIKIQLLLKELDVDVKRLIDINNISIFTLPIVNLHDVTAEPMEIDFLKEEHEIIIDSWDVESHNIYSVNNVFDMTVSKEKVPKIFEHKFSNSTSNYRWQLVRNKLELESKKRYLKVSDLKHQGDFNEKRIWLIKTTVSQPDLEDKVNQSSQVSCRESFTIPADITLIERPTKSQSQQENDESIWTLLNHLHKNYQSIFDAKDPVYELKIVLSYYNFTENSLNKLMIESIVNLSQDHVVETIRLNGKNCFAFGTQITITLSNEALFFGLTLFSQMLNIYFSQFAGFNSFIQVHILIDGQEGVYISFPREFGCKSSI
- a CDS encoding type VI secretion system-associated FHA domain protein, yielding MSLSMKIIKSPYGESIYEWVKTFPKDGGDIGRAFGNTFKLSDSTQVISNRHAKILPIEGGYKIIDTSKNGLFINDSKTPLGRNNAIMLSDGDVLGAGEYLLLVSLFNPYENNIDEAPDENNTLEVEPIFADDPFHQLDSEKSVVLTADEINGMSDDEERERYLAESIEHDVFEDVGEHKAEIENDFSTGFTSMEENPFESPLENPFEETSFRATSQTSFDESCVHYERPRKDMLVEHKTAEERFVQYSEKSIEIALNRLFKDIDPEKIEELFKELTGTSFFAEKSRYWNMYKKYFARLIRDRDLHIKFYSYYQEAIKIQISLDGDH
- the tssM gene encoding type VI secretion system membrane subunit TssM encodes the protein MTLKKIILFLSIIVIIFSTALSWFFIGTESKFLWVRYTSLSVLIVSLLSIAVFFAFKKVKFITDKNKVEKAERKLVKLLFKSFIKKINGLYFGQVKLKSVYDIPWYLVIGSKDDDVNEFLYQNRLEKLSFENEALSQTEGYLSFWVSEQIIIIQVGDKIFDNVQVHFSMWKLLIKQVRRYRPRQGINGVLSVIACDRVLSSRPLDTRKNNELIKLVVSDLENSISLSVPVYFMFSKLDSLADFVEFMNYYVEKELEHPLGFTFNKKQKKFDKEVFQKDYQNFIRHVSEKKELMLFNINEGISNSIIALPYQLNFFFKIIEEKLDEVSKDKRQSKCVWIRGAYFFSCTHSNKHYDLLSQVLATKSDLETIEPSRIGRRNKEYFVSNLINQIILPEKSIIGINKRLNVAVNIGQVMLCVSLVFGGFLLKRVFDDNWKQDKAFRQLTLHNLKIYDTDLKIVNSKPSSLENLTFVLNQSRKISIEAPTNTPWYKAISFNQNQLSNKLHDSYYSQLKAYLLPKLIEMIGSELKSSIDLSKPTKTFNILRYYMMLFNVKNRKNGELVNYINQLILNNNSLDSDGRNRFMLLVNDLFSSNFTTNFSPSKELINLARSSFDGLSRDKLIYELIKKRPEFYNRVDIRHQFGGDFNNIFNFKPHYKNYMMPLLFTKQGYKKLNINPESSLLKEQLREVNIVTNSSERVTIVELAKSSINIRKMYFSEYIEKWKDVLSNISLNKFKTSMELSYALQILRDPSRSPLNMLIEAVVENTQLAKTKASNKTVDALTKKAGAEINSMIKSNINKIKPSLAVNNAFAEYATYYSKKSTVGTIENLTKSIDSLNNDFNSLLTDENPEQVMFKYAVAHTKGSQDSIKSLSNEVKAEPDNVQRWSKSLIDQIWASVLNYGVNYSKGVWVDKVYNFYYDRIFDHFPFSPQATINVSLADFKAFFAPNGILDSYIQTYILPFSSWQGGKLQLHAYNGRILPMSQHLLDEISKYKGIEQVFFNGVSNKLNLSFQIRAKYMDSDITKFEIRGNTELFNYMNGPREWSKINWPNKADEESISFNFYKDDNRVTHDTFSSEWSVLKPLLESKWSETDDSKIQLLTYSSKGHSISLDFSSLDSNVIFAKSLFTSFSLPPKL
- the icmH gene encoding type IVB secretion system protein IcmH/DotU; translated protein: MNTLFTEEETKEVRRAYTKTPETKLSKPEIPAVDIYGFDRLLATLNIYKNPLLNEASELLGILISIPRLKKPKNIEKFRQSLLESLAKFRKQGRLLDFHSSIIEKSCFVICAALDEAILSTDWGKSECWDNSSLLSISFKERNGGEVFFVLLEKAMKQPTILSDFIELQYILMMLGFQSKYRYRDEKILQQIKRNVYEIIYRNTEIESRLVSPITVTTEKVIKPTRLINMKLVTLLVLLSVCAGYGISDYFYNIESQSIIKKIDNINKQSDAIVSGNITASELYYKNKTTNQWEILYGQFSEMQDAKHFIALLDDDGYKAYTRRSGKNIEVVSSSSNNLPMLKSILNELNFKFDVNAVIRRANK
- a CDS encoding type VI secretion system baseplate subunit TssG; the encoded protein is MTPSNLEESQVEIVRLSQTLKHIAAKHGDIPNIRFTTELLPAFYHSQIRKIQNKSDAWIVEVSSGALYGNNSVLPHYMQNQIIKLFVELSDESLKDFFDIFNNRYWKQFCNLCTKHSLSMQLEEETFKWNKYKKGISQLLKCLTGFSCNDPVLPSEHLIQYVGLLGPSQINPNCLRKILEDYFNCKFELYSSKLEYQKLTSSSLCKIGISGRKQRLGQELILGKKVPVVGQKLILKICPESYDEYIKTHENSSFVKAVKIIISNYIGTNFKYHLFIKINSKYLSRLQISTNFKHSKKLGHSTWIYDSQEGEHFVEFPLK